A stretch of Malus sylvestris chromosome 11, drMalSylv7.2, whole genome shotgun sequence DNA encodes these proteins:
- the LOC126589598 gene encoding phenylalanine N-monooxygenase CYP79D16-like isoform X4 produces MEANVGFLSLCLLVTFIRFLIKRFWHQSHNKNNSKVFKPDYPLPPTPKCLKPWPIVGNLPELLANKPTFRWIHEMMDEMNTEIACIRLGNTNVIPITCPQLSREILKKQDAIFASRPLSISTFLITKGYKTAVMVPFGEQWKKMRKVITSELLTPMRHKWLTDKRVEEADHIVKYVYNQCNNNEGGGIVNLRFATQHYCANVIKKMVLNKRYFGEEMEDGGPCLEEQKYLENVFTMLNYIYSFSASDYIPCLRGLDLDGHEKIIKDAIRDTRKYQDPLIEERVREHQKLGNNKEAHDLLDILISLKDKNGEPLLSLEEIKAQVNELIMAAVDNPSNAAEWAIAEMINQPELFEKATQELDAVIGKNRQVQESDLSKLNFVKSCAREAFRLHPVAPFNVPHVSMADTTVGDYFIPKGSHVILSRVGLGRNPKVWDEPRKFKPERHLKDDGSGVVLTESELRFISFSTGMRGCVASTLGTAMTVMLFARLLHGFTWHVPPTESSIELTESTNDLLLAKPLLAYAKPRLPAHVYQTK; encoded by the exons ATGGAAGCCAACGTTGGCTTTCTCTCTTTGTGTTTGCTAGTCACCTTCATTCGTTTTCTGATCAAACGTTTTTGGCATCAAAGCCATAATAAAAACAATAGCAAAGTATTCAAGCCAGACTATCCACTTCCTCCCACTCCAAAATGCCTAAAACCATGGCCTATTGTCGGCAACCTCCCCGAATTGCTGGCTAACAAGCCCACATTCCGGTGGATACACGAGATGATGGACGAAATGAACACCGAAATTGCATGCATCCGTCTTGGGAACACGAATGTGATTCCCATCACTTGCCCTCAACTCAGCCGCGAAATCTTAAAGAAGCAAGACGCAATCTTCGCATCGCGTCCACTTAGCATTTCCACTTTTCTTATCACCAAGGGGTACAAAACTGCGGTTATGGTGCCCTTCGGAGAACAATGGAAGAAAATGAGGAAGGTAATAACGAGCGAATTGCTTACTCCAATGAGGCACAAGTGGCTCACGGACAAAAGGGTTGAAGAGGCTGATCACATCGTCAAGTATGTGTACAACCAGTGCAACAACAATGAAGGCGGTGGCATTGTAAATTTGAGATTTGCCACTCAACATTATTGTGCAAATGTGATTAAGAAAATGGTTCTCAACAAGAGGTACTTTGGGGAGGAAATGGAGGATGGTGGGCCTTGTTTGGAGGAACAAAAGTATTTAGAAAATGTATTTACAATGCTTAACTACATCTATTCATTTTCTGCATCCGATTACATTCCATGCTTGAGAGGGCTTGACTTGGACGGCCATGAGAAGATTATCAAGGATGCCATAAGAGATACAAGAAAATACCAAGACCCCTTAATCGAAGAGAGGGTTCGTGAACATCAGAAACTTGGCAATAACAAGGAGGCACACGACTTGCTTGACATTCTTATCTCTCTGAAAGATAAGAATGGCGAACCCTTACTGTCTCTGGAAGAAATCAAAGCTCAAGTCAAT GAACTAATAATGGCAGCAGTGGACAATCCCTCAAATGCTGCTGAATGGGCAATTGCAGAGATGATAAATCAACCTGAACTCTTTGAGAAAGCAACACAAGAACTTGATGCTGTGATCGGAAAGAACAGACAAGTTCAAGAGTCGGATTTGTCAAAGCTCAACTTCGTAAAGTCCTGCGCCAGAGAAGCCTTCCGCCTCCACCCGGTGGCACCGTTCAATGTGCCTCACGTGTCTATGGCCGACACAACCGTCGGAGATTACTTCATCCCCAAGGGTAGCCACGTGATTCTCAGCCGAGTCGGACTCGGCCGCAACCCTAAAGTTTGGGACGAGCCTCGCAAGTTCAAGCCGGAGCGGCACCTCAAGGACGACGGGTCAGGGGTTGTGCTCACCGAGTCGGAGTTGCGGTTCATTTCGTTCAGCACGGGGATGCGGGGCTGCGTAGCAAGTACACTCGGCACTGCCATGACCGTAATGCTGTTTGCTAGGCTTCTTCATGGGTTTACATGGCACGTGCCACCCACTGAGTCAAGCATCGAACTCACCGAGTCAACTAACGATCTCTTACTCGCGAAGCCACTGCTTGCATATGCAAAGCCACGTTTGCCTGCTCATGTTTACCAAACGAAATGA